From Lycium ferocissimum isolate CSIRO_LF1 chromosome 12, AGI_CSIRO_Lferr_CH_V1, whole genome shotgun sequence, one genomic window encodes:
- the LOC132039094 gene encoding uncharacterized protein LOC132039094: MKHVSWVYVLALDMDLQNLQVIGDSNLLIHQVRGEWATKNEKIIPHVGLVQRLADRFQEVKFKHIPRTQNEFVGALATIASMIQHPDSRYIDPVKVKIRDQPAHCAFVKAETDGKPWYVEIKRFLEKGVYPKGITLYLMCRDFGTSNAL, encoded by the coding sequence ATGAAGCATGTATCTTGGGTCTACGTTTTAGCCCTCGACATGGATTTGCAAAACCTTCAAGTAATTGGCGATTCGAATTTGTTGATTCATCAAGTTCGAGGAGAGTGGGCCACCAAAAACGAGAAGATCATACCGCATGTCGGACTTGTGCAAAGATTGGCAGATCGGTTCCAAGAAGTCAAGTTCAAACACATACCGAGAACCCAAAATGAGTTTGTTGGTGCATTGGCAACAATAGCATCCATGATTCAACATCCTGACAGTAGATACATTGATCCTGTCAAAGTTAAAATCAGAGATCAACCGGCTCACTGTGCTTTTGTAAAGGCAGAGACTGATGGAAAACCTTGGTACGTTGAAATTAAAAGGTTCTTGGAGAAAGGAGTATATCCCAAAGGAATCACCTTATATCTGATGTGCCGGGATTTTGGCACATCTAATGCtctttaa